The genomic DNA CCTTAAAAAGCCCCTCAAAAAGAGGCCTGAGAAAAAGACCTTCGACATTTCCCATTAGGTACCTACTGAATGTACTCGGTGTAGTTCTTCACCTGCACGATGCCGATTGGGCGCAATTGAGAAATGACCTTGTCCTTTGGGGAAAACACCAAAACCTTCATATTGTCGGGTTGAAGATACTTCTTGATCACGTCATTCACTTCTGAAGTCTTGATCTTACTAATGTCGCGTAAGTAGTTGGTCAAATAGGTGTCGGGAACCTGATAGAAGCGCAAGACCAACATGGTTTCCGCGAGGCGCTCTGCCGTCTCAAGGGCCCGCGGGAAGACGCCCAATAACAGGGCCTTAGCATCCGCCACCTCTTTGTCCGTCACGCCCTTGTTTTGAAAGTCCTGAATGACCTTTAGAGTTTCAGAAACAGTCTCACCCACCTTTTCGTGGCGGGTAAATGTGGCTACAGTAAATGGACCCGTATCCTTACGGGCATCAAACTCCGAACGAATGGAGTAGGTCAATCCACGGCGGTCACGAATCTCGTCGACCAAGCGGCTATGAAAAGCTCCTCCCAAAATCGTATTAGCCACCCGAAGCTTGAGGAAATCTGGGTTGGTACGCTTAATACCCGGATGACCCAAACGAATCTCAGATTGCTTGAGATCTGTTTTATCGATGATTTGGATTTGTAATCCCGTAATGGCTGGAACCTCAGGATAGGTGAAATCGGTCTGTTTGCGGGATGACCATTCGGCAAAAGCCTTCTCCAAGTCCTCCACGATTGTTGGGTTAAAGTGCCCGACCACCGCCAATTGGGCATTATTGGGACGATAGTGCTTGAGGTAATACTTAATAATATCCTTTTTGCGTAACTTGGTGACGTCCCGTTTACGCCCCAACACCCTCCGTGCGTAGGGGTGTGATCCATATAGGTAGGAATCAAACATCAGGCCGGCAAAATGACCAGGATCATCCACCGTCCTCTGCAGTTGGGAGAGAACCTGTTTTTTGACCCGATTGACCTCGCTGCCCGAGAAAGAGGGCTCCGTCACCATCTCTGAAAAGTTCTTTAAAAGTTCCCCTTGATGTTGCGCCAAAGTACTGGCCGAAATCAGAGTGTAGTCCTGCCCCACACTGACCGACAGCTCAGATCCGATCTGCCCCATGGCATCGGCCAACTCCAGGGCTTTGCGCTTGGCTGTTCCCTTGTCTAACAACTCACCCACCATTGATGCCGTGCCTGATGCTGCCTGTGGGTCCTCACTGCTTCCCGCACGAACCAACATCGCAAGACTAAAATAAGGAAGTGACTTGTCCTCAACCATCAGCACTTTCATGCCGTTCTTCAATGTCGCCTCTTTATAGGATCTCAGCTTAAAACCACCTCCTCCCGGGAGGGTGGCACAACCAGCAATAAGGAGAACCAGGGATACCAAAGTCAGAATTCGAATTTTCATATTTAAGCTCCCTCACCAGATCTGGAGGTTGATGTTGCCGCTGAAGTTTTTGGTTTAACACGAATGATAGATCTTTGTGCCGGCTTCAGATATTTCTCAGCCACCTCTTTGATTTGCTCAGCTGTGACGGCATTGTAGCGGTCCAAATCCTTAAACATGATGGAGTAGTCATTGAAAAGGACCTCATTGAGCGCGATAGCTCTTGCCTTTCCCGACACTGTTTTGAGCGAGTCCACGTAGTCAATCATGACCTGAGTTTTGGCCTTTTGCAGTTCTTCTGGCTTAACCAGCTCATTGCGGAACTTCCAGAGTTCGGTGTAGACCGTATTAATGGCTTTCTCCATGTCTGCTCCAGGTTTTACGCTGCAAATCACCTGAAAGAGGCCTGCGCGAAGTGGAGTATAAGCCCAGGAGGAAACTGAATTGGCAATCTGTTGGGAGTACACCAACTTCTTGTGCAATCGACTGGAACTGCCATTACCTAAGATATTTGACAGCAGGTCGAAGGCATAAGCCTCGTCCTGTCCAGCAGGAGGCGCCTGGTAGGCCACGGAAAATGTTGGGTTCTGGACATCCTTCACCAACTGAGAATTACGCTGTGCCTTTTGCTCAGGCTCCGGATCAAACTTTAGTTCAGGGATGGATTGAGAGGGGATTTTAGCGTAGTACTTTTCAATCAGTGATTTGGCCTGACTGGATTTAAAATCTCCAGTGATCACCAGAACCGCATTGTTGGGAGCATAGAAAACCCGATAAAACTCTTTCAAATCGTCGATCGAAGTGGCGTTGAGATCGCGCATATAACCAATAACGGGCCAACGATAAGGATGCACCCGAAAAACTGTTTCAAATACGTTTTCATGCAAGTATCCGTAGACGTTGTTTTCCACACGATAACGCCGCTCTTCCTTAACTACCTCTCTTTCATTCTTGATTTCTTTTTCATCAAAACCAAGATTGCGCATACGGTCTGATTCGATGTCGAGGATCAGTTCTAACTTCCCGCTCGGCATATTCTCATAGTAGCCAGTATAATCGCGAGTGGTGAAGGCATTATTGGTTCCTCCATTGGCCTGAATCTGCCGGTCCAACTCACGATTTGGGTATTTTGGTGTTCCCTTAAACATCAGGTGTTCAAAAAAGTGGGCAATCCCCGTGCGTCCGGGATGCTCGTTCGCCGATCCAACCCGAAACCATTGGTGGATACTGATAATGGGTGCCGAGTGGTCTTCGTGAAGGAGCACGGTCAGCCCATTGGAGAGCTGATACTTTTCCACCGGAAATCGGATCTGATCAGCGATGCTCACCTGGGTTGGAAGTTCGGCCTGGGCAGAAAAAGAAATCAATACAGACAGGAAAAGCCAACGAAACATAGGAGGGTCCTCCACAAGATGAATGAACCCCACTATTTTCTCCACTGACCTCGATAGTGTCAATGTGAGGAACTCGAACTGGCCGGAATGATTAGTGAGTTTACTGAACTACGAAATCCGAGAAGTAAACATTGCGAACGACACCTTTGTCGAGGAAACCATTGAGCTGGGAGATGATGCGGTTCTTAAGGTGGAGCTTTCCCTGCACAGTTTCAACCTCAGTGTACACAGTGGTATTGAGAATGCGCACGATAGCGTCTCGAGCTTCGGCCCCCAGTGAGATCACTTCCTCAAAGCCCTCTTCATCCAACATTTCTAGACTCAGCTCCATGCGGATCAATCGACGAGGCACCCCGTCCAAATTGGTATTGAAGGTTTCCATGGTGTACATCACAGGATTTTGTTGGAGGGACTTGCGAAACTCTACCAGCTCTTTGTTAAGTTCTTCCTCTGTCGACACGGCGGGTTTGTGACCCAAGGTCGAGGAATATACCAAAAAGGCCCCACCACCCAGGACGCCAAGGTTTACCACCATGAAGGCAAGAGTGAGAATCTTACCCATGTCCTTCTTAGGCTTTTTGCTTCCTTCTTCCTCTGCCATGGTCCGTGACCCTCCCAAACTCTTATCGGCAGCAGGACTCGGGTCTTAAGGACCTTCTTACGGTCCAGGTCAAGGCGAAAGTCCAGTGTGTCTCACCCCGAGATGCCAAACAGGCTCTCTTTGTCTTCGAATCTGACCCGACGCCCTATTCTTGACTTTCGACTAGTCACCCCCTCTAATGGATGTGGGCATTTTTACAGGTTGCGTAACTGATGATTCGTCTCAAATTGACAGTTCTATTGCTGGCGGCTGGTTTGTTGTGCTCCTATGCCCAAAGTCAGCCCACCCAAGTGGAAAGTGCCACCAACGTGGTTTCAGACGCCCAGGCGGACAAAGAAGACAGCGAAGACGCGACCAAAGGGATGCCAGATCCCCAGGGCATTGCCCCCCCGTCAGGCAAATTCCCAACTACCCTGGTTAATCTGGGTGAAACCGATGCCTTCTCCCCCTACGCATTTATCGTCGACAAATCCACTCGCACACTGACGATTTGGAAGTATGAGGCTGGAAATCTAACCCCAGTTGCCGTCTACCCGTCCGACATGGGCCGAAAGCCAGGTGATAAGACCGTGCTCGGTGATCTGAAAACTCCAGAAGGGATTTACTTTTTCCAGTCCCGTTATGAAGGCGGTCAGTTGGATTTTAACGAATACGGTTCTCGGGCATTCACCATGGATTACCCCAATTTTTTTGATCTCATGGAAAATAAAACCGGCAGCGGTATTTGGCTTCACGCAATCCCTGAAACCAAGTCCCTTCTACGAGGCTCCCGTGGTTGTGTAGTTGTACGTGATGAGGTTATCCAAAAGATCACGGACTTCATTACCCTCAAAAAGACCCCAATTGTGATCCAAGAAAAAGTGACCTACATCACACCTGATGATTTAAAGGGCCGTCGCCAGAGTCTTAATCGCTGGATCGATGGTTGGCGCAAAAGCTGGGAGGCCAAGGATATCAACTCTTACATCGCCTACTATGGTGACCAGTTTAAATCCCTTGGCATGGATCGGGGCCAGTGGCGAGAGTATAAGGAAAATCTAAATTCCAAATACAAATCCATATCCGTCCGGATCAGCGAACCATTGATCGTGGTTCATGACGATGAGGCTGTGGTTCGTTTTATTCAGGCCTATCAGTCGGATTTCAAAGAGGATGTGGGTGAAAAGACTCTGTACTTACGCAAGGACGGCAGTGGTCAATACCGCATTCTCGGAGAACAATGGAAGTCAGTTTCCAAGAAGAACCTGGCTGCCATTAGGCTCACCGAATCCAAAGACTCCAATCTGTAATCGAACCGTTAAGCTTTAGTTAGCCCTCTCACAGTGAATCACCAACATCCCATATAGGGTTCAGATTTTTTTAACCTTTAATCACAAGCCATCCCACCCCTTTTAAGGACTAAAAATCTGACCGAGAAGCCTTAGGTAGATAAAGGGTAGGTATTCCATGTGGTGGCACGTTTGTTCGATACTGAGAATCCTATGTGTGATTGCTGTCCTGAGTGGCTGTCTTTCTCAACCTAAAGAAGACCTGGAAGACATCATCAGCCAGCCAGGAGGAGGTTCGTCCTGGGATAGCCAAAGTCCCACCTTGGGATCAAGCCTTCAGTTCGCTTCCGTTCAAGCCAACACCCTTACCGTTTCCTGGGGAGCCTCCAGCGACAACCTGACCTCTGCCAGTAGTCTTCAATATAGGTTAGTGGTCGCCGTCGACCCTACCGATATCGATACGGCGGCCGAAGTGGCTGCCATGGCTTACAGCGATCCTGACGTCATGATGGATTGGCAAAACGCGCTGGCTAAAAACGTGACGGGCCTAAGTGCTTCAACGACCTATTATTTTGCAGTTGTGGTTCGTGATAGCGCAGGGAACCAGTCTCTCTACCCCCCTCAATCAGTATCCACAATTGCGGCCCTTGCGTGCGGTGATGTTTTCATTCCCGTTCATGCAACCGGCTCCACCAAAGTCAGCCTAGGTGCTGCACCTTCTGCCGTCACAGTGATTTCTGATTCCTCACAACGGCGATCCATCGACTTAGACTCAGAATGCAATATTTTTGTGAACACCTACAATGCCGCCCGCAAGTACAGTAACTCTGGAACTCTTTTGGCCACTTCGCCTACACTTCTCGCCAACAAAGTGGGACCAGTCGCCGTGGCCGGCAACTACGTCATAGTGAGCAAAGAGACCACCATCTATGTATTGAATAAATCTGACCTCACTGTGGTCGGCACTCACAGCCCTGCCTACAGCCCGATGGGCTTTCACTATGGATCTGGAAAACTATTTTTCACTTCTCACAGTGGTCGCTACCTCAGCCGCGTTGACTTTGATGAAAACAGCGGAGCCTTGTCCAATGAAGTTGCCATCACTCTGTCTGCATCGGCTGCCAGTGGCTGGGCCTCAGACATCACCCAAACTCGTGATGGTAGCTACGTGATCAGCTTTTTCAACTCAAAGAAGCTCTACAAATACTCCCTGTCCGGAACCACCATGACCATGATTTGGAATCAATCCACCACCAATTACCCTACTGGCGTAATCGAGCACCCGGATCAAAACCTCTATACCGTCAGCGACAGCGGAGTGATTAGCAAGTTTTCATCCGCTGGAGCCGAAAGCTCTGCCGTTTACATGAGTGGCTTGGGCAGTACATGGGGCTTAGTGCTGAAATAAAAATACTTTGAACGATAAGCTATTGATTTATCGCAAACTGGACTACTTGATTGCTGACGGGCGAATTCGAGGAGCCTGTGGGTACAGCTTGAGAATCACCTCACTCACCTTCTCACCCATCAATGTATCCCCCTCAGGATTGAGGTGACAATCATCGATATAGACATCACTCATAGAATTCAAAGCTTCGGTGAGATCCGACAAGTAGGACCGGGCCTTCACGGAATCTATCGCTGGAGCATAGAAGCTGGGATTTCGTTGCGCAATAGCATCAGTGGTGCGAATTTTCTCTTCCCGCTCAGATAAGCGGTAATCGCCTATGCCCAACACCGGCTGCAAGAAGCCGTGAAAACGAGCTCCAAAAAGATCAGCCGTTGCCCTAATGAGAGTAATGTTCTTGAGCCAAAGCTCATGAGCTGTACCTGGGTTGGCAGGACCCGTCGCCTGACCTTCCATATCCCGAGAAAATTGGGGAGCCTTCATCGCCCTCACCAAGGAAATGAGATAGGGAAAGCCCACTCGCGAGGACTCAATCATTCTCTCGAATATCTGATATTCATAGGTCGTCACCAATGGTTGCTCAGGGAGCTGTGCCCCCTGCATTTCATTTGCGCCGTCGTAAGTAACAATAAGGTTGGGCTGCAGAAACTCAATATCGCGAATAACTTTGAGCAACTCTTGATGAGAGTTGTAGCCACCGACCGCTCCATTTAATACGACTGTCGGCCCCCAGGCCTCCTGAAGTTTCTGATGGAAGGTCTTTACCCACGTATTTTGGCTGAAAACCGTATCTGACGTGGAACCACCAAATACCGCCACCCTTGGGGCTTGTGGGTTATCCATGTGCTCAGAGCCATAGACGATGTAGCCCTCGACATAGACGAGTCCCAACGCCTCCGCCTGCTTTTTGCCGATTGTCCACCCCAACAAGGGATCTAGGGTAGGATAGAAATTAAACTGAGGGGCAATTTGGTTTCCTGATTGAGCCAGCCGAGAACTTTGCTTCTGCAAAACCCAATAGGCCCCACCCTCAAGTCCTGCCAGGAGAATCAGAAAAACTACAAGATTTGTGATGATTATCTTTAGCTGCAAGGGACCTTAGTGAGTTGAAGGATCCATTCCCCCATCCGAATGTCCACCCGAGGTGTCCATTCCGCTGGACAAAATATCGCTGCCATTGGTCTCGTCTTCCAAAGTCAGGGGCACGGCCCGACCAGAAAGATCAGGCAGGCTGTCCAGGTGCTTTTGGTATTCTTCTCTTGTCATGATACCTTGGGATTCGTTCCACTCTGTCATGCGTGAATCAAACTTTAGCTGCTCCAAACCTTTACGCAGGCTTCCCATCTTTCCTCCAAAAACACCGTAAAAATCCAATTAGCCCCTTAGTTCCAGTATTTGGGGCCTTCAGAGTCTTCCTTATCCTCAAATTTACGCTCATTGTCCACTACTAATCTGAGCTTGGGGCCCTTACGCTTCTTGCGCTTCGAACCCTGCATCAGCTGTTGGCTCCATTTGCCCCAGAATCGCAGGAAGAGAAAGCCCATGACCAAGCCTCCCAGGTGGGCCAGGTTGGCCACTCCGTCTCGGCCACCGGTATTGAGCAGGGAGACAATCTCGATCGCACCCAGAAGGAGGACAAAATACTTGGCCTTCATGGGGAAGATCATCATGAAGTAGACCATTCTCTCCCCGAACAGCAGGCCATAGGCCAGCATGAGCCCAAACACCGCTCCCGAGGCGCCAATCACCGGGATGGTCATCAGACCAAAATTACCGGAGGCCAGATAGTAAATGGTCATTCCCAGAACGTAAATAAGGCCGGCCCCCACTCCACAGACGAGGTAGTAGGTCAGGAAAAAGCGTGAGCCCCAGCGCTGCTCAAGATCGGCCCCCAGCCACCACAGCAAAAGCATATTGAACACAATATGGAAGACCGAATAGGAATGGAGGAACATATAGGTAAAGGGCTGCCAGATCCAGAAACCATTCACCATCCGCTCAGGGATTAGGCCAAACCACAGAAACAAACTGGGCTCGTCCATGAAGAACTTCTGTACAATCAATATGGCACCCAACCAAATGGCCACATTAATGATGATGAGTTTTTTTGCCATGGGGGTCAGAGGCATGGCCCCGCCGCCCATTGAGTAGCGACTCATGATGCTCCCTAGGGCTTCTTCTCACTCAATTCGATCAACACGCCACCTGCCGAAGCTGGATGGATAAACGAAATCATGCAGTTGTGGGCCCCTGGTCGAGGCTCGTCATAGACCAGGCGGACGCCTGCAGCTTTCAAATCCTTCAGAATTTGCGCCAATCCCGTGACCGCCAAGCAAATATGGTGGACCCCGGGCCCGCGTTTTTCCAAAAATTTCGCCACCGGGCTGTTTTCCCCAAGGGGCTCTAACAGCTCAATGCGCGAGTCATTGGCCAATTCATAGGTCCCGACCTTAACCCCTTCGCCCACCACATCCTCGACATGGACTTCGCTAAAACCGAGAGCTTCATAGAGTTTTCCACCTTCAGCTAAACTGGGGACAGCGATTCCGATATGATCAAGCTTGTAGGAAAAAGGTAAATTCATTGATCTATTCCTCAAAATAAGGGCGGAGTCGATTGTAAGTCTGTTCAACCGTTTCCGCCAACACCTTGGTTTCCGCAATCAGCGGAAAGAAGTTGGTATCTCCCCGCCAGCGGGGGATCACATGCCAGTGAAGATGATCTGGGATACCGGCACCGGCGACTGCCCCATGATTTAGACCAATATTCATTCCCGGACAACCGTAGGATTTTTGCAGAGCATCAATAGTCCGCCGCAGGAGATGGGAGAGGGCCACATACTCCTCCTGGCTGAGTTCTGTCAAATCCCCACAGTGGCGGGTGGGAATCACCAGGGTATGCCCATTGTTGTAGGGAAACTTGTTGAGCACCACCAATGCGTGCTTCTCCCGATAGAGGACCAGACTCTCCAATTTTACCCCTTGATCGCGGGCCTGACAAAAGACGCAACCGTCGGGACGAATAATCTTGCGCACGTAACGATAGCGATCGGGCCTCTCCATGAAGTCCCTCTCCTGGGGCCATACATCCTGGAGATCAACTCCTGCGAGGGAGGTCTTGGATGATTTTGAAGGCTTCTTTTTTGCCACCTTTTTAGCGGCTTTCTTGGTCCGTGCTTTTTTCGCCATTGTCAAACGACCTTAAAGGATTCCCGGCATCAGGTAAAGGGGCTTACCCACCAAATGAACATGGAGATATTTGTCGGCGATGGCCTCCAACTTTCTCTCGGCTGAAGTGGTGGTTTGGATTTTACTCAACCACTCCATGGTCTTGTTATTAGGGTTAAACACCTTGGGGTTAGGCCCTAATCCCGCCAGGTTCCCCGCCACGCGAAGGGCGTCCTCATAGGTACCCACCTGATCAGCAAACCCCAGCCTCACTGCCGTTTCGCCCGTAAAAATCCGCCCATCCCCGTACTTGTTGACGATGTCGGGTGAAAGCCGGCGACTGGTTTGCACGGCAAGCTTAAATTGGTCGTGAACCTCTTCCAGGATACCTTGAAAGAGGTCTTGCTCCTCAGGCTTCATGCGTCTGAGGTCGGAGCCAGCATCCTTGAAATCCCCAGTCTTCAACACGTAACGATCCACTTTGGCTAAATCAAACAGACCCTTGAGATTAGCGAACTCCATTATAACTCCAATTGAACCCATCAAAGTTCCGGGGTTCGCGACAATGCGATCCGCTCCAGCCGCCGCGTAGTAGGCTCCGCTGGCCACCACACTGCCGCCGGAAACCACCACGGGCTTGCGCGCTTCCTCACGCACCCGCTTGATTTCGGTGTACAACTCCTGACTGGTCCCGACCAGGCCTCCAGGTGAATTGACCTGGATGATCACTCCTTTAATGTTGGGATCATCGCGATAGGTTCTCAGGGTCGAGACGAATTCACTGGAATCCAGAATCACCCCATCCAGCTTCATCGACAACAAGGAGGGCTCATCCACCTCAGGAGAAAGCGGGTTCCACATCGCGACCAAAACCAAAACTGAAACAAAAAACAGACCGAGGAAGGCCAGTGAAATGACCGCCAAGGTACCCTGATAAACTCTCCCCATCATCCCCTCCTTGAGACTCCCATCAGTCTAACTCTTGTCGGCCCATAGGGAAAGAAGGTCCAGGTCCCGGTCCAGGAGGATTTTTGCAATTGGCAAAAAAAAAGAGCCACTGTCCAGTGGCTCTTTTTGTCCTGCATTATTTCCTCCTCAGAGATTACTCAGAATCGCTGGGGGAATCCTCTGATGTCGAAGTTTCGGTGTTTTGAGCAGCCTTAAGAGCGTCGCCAAACAAATCTCCCAAGCTGGTCTTGGAAGTGGCCGTGACCTTCTTCACATAGTCATCCACGTCGGCCTTCTGTTCACGCAACTTCACCAATTTGGCTGAAAGTCCGATCTTACGCGCTTCCTTATCGATAGAGATGATCTCCGCCTTAATGCTGTCGCCAACGGCAACAACTTCTTCAGGCTTCTCCACTCGCTTGGTGCTCAGCTCGCTGATGTGAATCAGACCTTCGATGTCGGACTCAAGCTCAACAAACACACCAAAGTCAGCCAACTTGACGACTTTGACGTCACGCTGAGATCCGATGGGGTACTTGTCTTCGATGTTCGCCCAAGGATCGCCTTCAAGCTGCTTAATACCCAAGCTAAAACGCTCGTTCTCAATATCGACACCCAGAACCACTGCGCGAACCTTGTCACCCTTCTTGTAGACTTCAGAAGGATGGTTGATTCTCTTGGTCCAGGAGAAGTCAGAAATGTGAACCAGACCGTCAATGCCCTCTTCGATACCGACGAAAACACCAAAGTCAGTCACTGACTTCACTTCGCCTTCGATAATGGTACCAGGAGCATAGCTCTCTTTGAGCTCAACCCAAGGATTGGGCTCAAGCTGCTTCATGCCCAAGCTGATGCGACGGTTTTCACGATCCACTTCAAGAACCTGAACATTCACTTCGTCACCAACCTTCACAACTTGTGAGGGGTGCTTCACGCGCTTGGTCCAGCTCATTTCACTGACGTGGATCAGGCCTTCAATGCCTTCTTCCAACTCAACAAAAGCACCGTAATCAGCCAAGCTCACCACTTTACCGGACAGCTTTTGTCCAACAGGGAAGCGGTCGGCAACAGCGGCCCAAGGATCATCCTTAAGCTGCTTCATGCCCAAGCTGACACGCTCTTTTTCGTTATCAAACTTCAGTACAACAACTTCAACCTCGTCACCAACATTGACCAGCTCAGAAGGATGTTTCACCCGTCCCCAGCTCATGTCTGTGATGTGGAGGAGACCGTCCATGCCGCCAAGATCGATGAAGGCACCATAATCAGTGATGTTCTTCACCATTCCCTTAACGATCGATCCCTCTTTCATGGCATCCAAAGTCTGGCTGCGCAGATTTTCGCGCTCTTCCTCAAGAAGGGCACGGCGGGAAAGAACAATGTTTCCACGACGTTTGTTGAACTTGATGACCTTAAATTTATAGGTTTTACCAATGTAGGCATCCATGTTGCGAACCGGACGCAGATCAATCTGGCTACCAGGCAAGAAAGCCTTCACACCGATATCAACACTCAAACCGCCCTTAACTTTGGCGATGATTGTTCCCTCGATGACTTCCTCATTTTCAGCAGCACGGGAAATGTCGTTCCAGGCACGCAGCATATCGGCTTTGTCTTTAGACAGAACCACCATGCCGTTTTCATTTTCAATACGATCAATAAAGACTTCAACTTCAGTTCCGGTTTCCACATTGCGATGACCTTCGACCATGCGGAATTCAGAAATCGGGATCATTCCCTCACTCTTGTAGTTGATATCGACAAGAACATAATCTTCCTGCACTTCAACTACCCGGCCATTGACTACGTCGCCAACTTTGAAGTCCCGTTCACCGAGAGACTGTTCGAACATGGATTCAAAGCTTTCGCCGTTTTTGCCCACTTCCTGATAGGAATTGGGGTTATCAGGCACATCTTTGTCTGCAGCATCAAGAGCTGCGAGAACTTGTTCACGCGCGATCTGTGCCTTTGATTTGTTAGGTTTCTTATTGTCTACCATTTCCAAAAATTACCTCCTGCGGGAAAAGCCCTGGTCACGGGTACTTCGCCCTTATTAAATTTCTCACAGACTAGGCTGATTGAGATGAGCTTCTCGTTATAAGGTCTATGTTATGAATGTCAAAGGGATTTTTACACTTTGTTCCATAGACGAAGTGACGGAATTGGGCGACCTCAACTAGGGGGCACATAGCCCCAATCTATGTATATGGAATTGCATCGATTTAGGAGATCTTGAGGTCCTTACGAATCAGGCTTTCCACCAGGTCTACCACCTCCTCCAAACTCAAGTTGCTGGTGTCCACCCGATGGGCTTCTTTCGGGACCTGTAA from Pseudobdellovibrionaceae bacterium includes the following:
- a CDS encoding 30S ribosomal protein S1, whose translation is MVDNKKPNKSKAQIAREQVLAALDAADKDVPDNPNSYQEVGKNGESFESMFEQSLGERDFKVGDVVNGRVVEVQEDYVLVDINYKSEGMIPISEFRMVEGHRNVETGTEVEVFIDRIENENGMVVLSKDKADMLRAWNDISRAAENEEVIEGTIIAKVKGGLSVDIGVKAFLPGSQIDLRPVRNMDAYIGKTYKFKVIKFNKRRGNIVLSRRALLEEERENLRSQTLDAMKEGSIVKGMVKNITDYGAFIDLGGMDGLLHITDMSWGRVKHPSELVNVGDEVEVVVLKFDNEKERVSLGMKQLKDDPWAAVADRFPVGQKLSGKVVSLADYGAFVELEEGIEGLIHVSEMSWTKRVKHPSQVVKVGDEVNVQVLEVDRENRRISLGMKQLEPNPWVELKESYAPGTIIEGEVKSVTDFGVFVGIEEGIDGLVHISDFSWTKRINHPSEVYKKGDKVRAVVLGVDIENERFSLGIKQLEGDPWANIEDKYPIGSQRDVKVVKLADFGVFVELESDIEGLIHISELSTKRVEKPEEVVAVGDSIKAEIISIDKEARKIGLSAKLVKLREQKADVDDYVKKVTATSKTSLGDLFGDALKAAQNTETSTSEDSPSDSE